In Synechococcus sp. MW101C3, one genomic interval encodes:
- a CDS encoding pyruvate dehydrogenase complex E1 component subunit beta, with amino-acid sequence MAETLLFNALRDAIDEEMAKDPTVCVFGEDVGQYGGSYKVTKDLYEKYGELRVLDTPIAENSFTGMAVGAAMTGLRPIVEGMNMGFLLLAFNQISNNMGMLRYTSGGNYTIPTVVRGPGGVGRQLGAEHSQRLEAYFHAVPGIKIVAVSTPTNAKGLMKAAIRDNNPVLFFEHVLLYNLSEEIPEGDYICALDQADVVREGKDVTILTYSRMRHHCLKAVQQLEAEGVDVELIDLISLKPFDMETISRSIRKTHRVIVVEECMKTGGIGAELIALITEHCFDDLDARPLRLSSQDIPTPYNGGLENLTIIQPSQIVEAAGRLKAGTL; translated from the coding sequence GTGGCAGAAACCCTTCTGTTCAACGCCCTGCGCGACGCCATCGACGAGGAGATGGCAAAAGACCCCACCGTCTGCGTGTTCGGCGAAGACGTGGGTCAGTACGGCGGCTCCTACAAAGTCACCAAGGACCTCTACGAGAAATACGGCGAGCTGCGCGTGCTCGACACCCCGATCGCGGAAAACAGTTTCACGGGCATGGCCGTGGGCGCCGCCATGACCGGCCTGCGGCCGATCGTGGAGGGCATGAACATGGGCTTCCTCCTGCTCGCCTTCAACCAGATCTCCAACAACATGGGGATGCTGCGTTACACCAGCGGCGGCAACTACACGATCCCCACGGTGGTGCGCGGCCCCGGCGGAGTGGGTCGTCAGCTCGGGGCTGAACACAGCCAGCGGCTTGAAGCCTATTTCCATGCCGTGCCCGGCATCAAGATCGTTGCCGTCAGCACCCCCACCAACGCCAAGGGCCTGATGAAGGCCGCCATCCGCGATAACAACCCCGTGCTCTTCTTCGAGCACGTGCTGCTGTACAACCTCAGCGAGGAGATCCCTGAAGGCGATTACATCTGCGCCCTTGATCAGGCCGATGTGGTGCGTGAAGGCAAGGACGTAACCATCCTCACGTATTCCCGCATGCGCCACCACTGCCTCAAGGCAGTGCAGCAACTCGAAGCCGAGGGTGTTGATGTGGAGCTGATCGATCTGATCAGCCTCAAACCCTTCGACATGGAGACGATCAGCCGATCGATCCGCAAGACCCATCGGGTGATCGTGGTGGAGGAGTGCATGAAAACCGGTGGCATCGGCGCCGAGCTGATCGCCCTGATCACCGAACACTGCTTCGACGATCTCGACGCCCGTCCCCTGCGCCTCTCCAGCCAGGACATCCCCACCCCCTACAACGGCGGTCTGGAGAACCTCACGATCATTCAGCCCAGCCAGATCGTGGAGGCCGCCGGGCGCCTCAAAGCAGGCACCCTCTGA
- a CDS encoding DUF3082 domain-containing protein: MPAAAASPTAPPRKGPLSFLSGAVTSGALAWVSLLLSQRVVTYFALHPPHYSKPFAQSIGTAMKTLIVGMSFLATFSFAFVGLGLFLVFIRSLLPASSTEPS; encoded by the coding sequence ATGCCAGCGGCCGCCGCCTCACCCACCGCTCCGCCCCGCAAGGGGCCGCTCAGTTTCCTCTCCGGTGCCGTCACCAGCGGCGCCCTGGCCTGGGTGAGCCTGCTGCTCAGCCAACGGGTGGTGACCTACTTCGCCCTCCATCCGCCGCACTACAGCAAACCGTTCGCCCAGAGCATCGGCACCGCCATGAAGACCCTGATCGTGGGCATGAGCTTCCTGGCCACCTTCAGCTTCGCCTTCGTGGGCCTGGGCCTGTTCCTGGTGTTCATTCGCAGCCTCTTGCCCGCCAGCTCCACCGAGCCTTCCTAA
- the ispE gene encoding 4-(cytidine 5'-diphospho)-2-C-methyl-D-erythritol kinase, with amino-acid sequence MAALSRSLTVLAPAKINLHLEVLGLRPDGFHELAMLMQSIDLEDRLVLHERDDGRLQLSCDRPGLPTDGTNLISRAALLLQQRLEGPLRGADIHLEKRIPIGAGLAGGSSDAAAALVGLHQLWNMNLPPATLLELAAELGSDVPFCLAGGSQLCFGRGEQLEPLPAADDPLAVLLIKDPAVSVSTPWAYGRCRELRGDFYLDCEADFEQRREHLRGGPLLAALRGERGLPPLRNDLQAVVEPEQASVREGLALLRGLAGTLGVAMSGSGPSLFALFSSAAEAAAAQQQLAPALQAAGFDAWCCRFTPAGARVISNQAMPPAGSVPDPDAPR; translated from the coding sequence ATGGCAGCACTGAGCCGCAGCCTCACCGTTCTCGCTCCCGCCAAGATCAACCTGCACCTCGAAGTGCTCGGGTTGCGGCCGGATGGCTTCCACGAGCTGGCGATGCTGATGCAGAGCATCGATCTGGAAGACCGGCTGGTCCTGCACGAACGGGACGATGGCCGCCTCCAACTGAGCTGTGACCGCCCGGGACTGCCCACGGACGGCACGAACCTGATCAGCCGCGCCGCCCTGCTGCTGCAGCAGCGGCTGGAGGGGCCGCTGCGGGGCGCCGACATCCACCTGGAAAAACGCATCCCGATCGGAGCCGGGCTGGCGGGAGGGTCGAGCGATGCGGCTGCCGCCCTGGTGGGCCTGCACCAGCTCTGGAACATGAATCTCCCCCCGGCGACCCTGCTGGAACTGGCGGCGGAGCTGGGCTCCGATGTGCCGTTCTGCCTCGCCGGGGGGAGCCAGCTGTGTTTCGGGCGGGGAGAGCAGCTGGAGCCGTTGCCGGCGGCAGACGATCCCCTGGCCGTGCTGCTGATCAAGGATCCAGCGGTGAGTGTGTCGACACCGTGGGCCTATGGACGCTGCCGGGAGTTGCGCGGCGACTTCTACCTCGACTGCGAGGCCGACTTCGAGCAACGCCGGGAGCACCTGCGCGGCGGGCCGCTGCTGGCCGCCCTGCGGGGGGAGCGCGGATTGCCGCCCCTGCGCAACGATCTGCAGGCCGTGGTGGAGCCGGAGCAGGCCAGCGTGCGCGAGGGCCTGGCTCTGCTGCGCGGCCTGGCCGGCACCCTCGGTGTGGCGATGAGCGGATCCGGGCCCAGCCTGTTCGCTCTGTTCAGCAGCGCCGCTGAAGCCGCTGCGGCCCAGCAGCAGCTCGCTCCGGCCCTGCAGGCCGCGGGGTTCGACGCCTGGTGCTGCCGCTTCACGCCGGCAGGTGCCAGGGTCATCAGCAATCAGGCCATGCCCCCGGCCGGCTCCGTCCCCGATCCCGACGCCCCACGATGA
- the rsmA gene encoding 16S rRNA (adenine(1518)-N(6)/adenine(1519)-N(6))-dimethyltransferase RsmA, producing MTFSGHRARKRFGQHWLTDAGVLDRIVQAAELDVHDRVLEVGPGRGALTERLLQTPLASLTAVELDRDLVVGLRQQFGGDPRFCLLEGDVLELELPLATKVVANIPYNITGPLLERLVGRLDRPATTAYSRLVLLVQQEVGERIRCRAGSSAYSALSVRMQLMARCKGVCAVPPRCFQPPPRVHSEVIVIEPLPLAERLPVSVAATVERLLRRCFAARRKMLRNTLAGLLPAEALSALAAAAGIDLQQRPQDLEPQRWVALAEGLNQAEASAPAAPLSADKASLHPDP from the coding sequence ATGACCTTCAGCGGCCACCGGGCCCGCAAACGCTTCGGCCAGCACTGGCTCACCGATGCCGGCGTGCTCGATCGCATCGTGCAGGCGGCCGAACTCGACGTCCACGACCGGGTGCTGGAGGTGGGGCCGGGCCGGGGGGCGCTGACCGAACGGCTGCTGCAAACCCCCCTGGCCAGCCTCACGGCAGTGGAACTCGACCGCGACCTGGTGGTCGGCTTGCGCCAGCAGTTCGGCGGCGATCCCCGCTTCTGCCTGCTGGAGGGGGATGTGCTTGAGCTTGAGCTGCCGTTGGCCACCAAGGTGGTGGCCAACATCCCGTACAACATCACCGGTCCGCTGCTGGAGCGGCTGGTGGGCCGGCTCGACCGCCCTGCCACTACGGCGTACTCGCGGTTGGTGCTGCTGGTGCAGCAGGAGGTGGGGGAACGCATCCGCTGCCGTGCAGGCAGCAGCGCCTACAGCGCCCTGAGCGTGCGCATGCAGTTGATGGCCCGCTGCAAGGGCGTGTGCGCCGTGCCCCCTCGCTGCTTTCAGCCGCCGCCCCGGGTGCACTCGGAGGTGATCGTGATCGAGCCCTTGCCACTGGCGGAGCGGTTGCCCGTTTCCGTGGCCGCCACGGTGGAGCGGCTGCTGCGGCGCTGCTTCGCAGCCCGGCGCAAGATGCTGCGCAACACCCTGGCGGGCCTGCTGCCGGCGGAGGCACTCAGTGCCCTGGCCGCTGCCGCCGGCATCGATCTGCAGCAGCGCCCCCAGGACCTGGAGCCCCAGCGCTGGGTGGCGTTGGCGGAGGGCTTGAATCAGGCCGAAGCCTCGGCGCCAGCCGCCCCTCTCAGCGCAGACAAGGCGAGCCTCCATCCCGATCCGTAG
- a CDS encoding YraN family protein yields the protein MKGARPQQSADRARSRCTVPGRWAEQRALRLLQTRGWRLLSQRWQCRWGELDLVLLKPGRLLLVEVKGRRRSGADGWGRASVTRRKRQRLAAAWSCWLCEHPCWRHLPVEAVCALVPLPPARAPVCWLRLEW from the coding sequence GTGAAAGGAGCCCGACCGCAACAGAGCGCCGACCGGGCGCGCAGCCGTTGCACCGTGCCCGGCCGCTGGGCGGAGCAGCGGGCGCTGCGGCTGCTGCAGACGCGAGGCTGGCGGCTGCTCTCTCAGCGGTGGCAGTGCCGATGGGGCGAACTCGACCTCGTGCTGCTGAAGCCGGGCCGGTTGCTGCTGGTGGAGGTGAAGGGCCGGCGCCGCAGCGGTGCCGATGGCTGGGGCAGGGCCAGCGTGACTCGACGCAAACGGCAGCGGCTGGCGGCCGCCTGGTCGTGCTGGCTGTGCGAACACCCCTGTTGGAGGCACCTGCCGGTGGAAGCGGTGTGCGCGCTGGTGCCGCTGCCACCGGCCCGGGCACCGGTGTGCTGGCTGCGGCTCGAATGGTGA
- a CDS encoding pentapeptide repeat-containing protein produces the protein MASPLRCRAGLPCRSWLASLLLVLALGVALLPVAPAQAAMDYAKQVLIGADFHGSDLRGVTFSLTNLREADLSGADLRGATLFGAKLQDADLHGADLREATLDSAVLDGTDLRDALLEDAFAFNTKFNAVKIDGADFTNVPFRADVLKKLCLDATGTNPVTGRSTRASLGCA, from the coding sequence ATGGCCTCCCCGCTGCGCTGCCGCGCCGGACTTCCTTGCCGCTCCTGGCTCGCTTCGCTGCTGCTGGTGCTGGCACTCGGCGTGGCGCTGCTGCCGGTGGCCCCGGCCCAGGCGGCGATGGACTATGCCAAACAGGTGCTGATCGGCGCCGATTTCCATGGCAGCGATCTGCGCGGCGTCACCTTCAGCCTCACCAACCTGCGCGAGGCCGATCTTTCCGGTGCCGATCTGCGGGGGGCCACCCTGTTCGGCGCCAAGTTGCAGGACGCCGATCTGCACGGCGCCGACCTGCGTGAGGCCACCCTTGACTCTGCGGTGCTGGATGGCACCGACCTGCGCGACGCCTTACTGGAAGATGCCTTCGCGTTCAACACCAAGTTCAACGCGGTCAAGATCGATGGCGCTGATTTCACCAATGTTCCCTTCCGGGCCGATGTGCTGAAGAAGCTCTGCCTCGATGCCACCGGCACCAACCCCGTCACCGGCCGCTCCACCCGCGCCAGCCTCGGCTGCGCCTGA
- a CDS encoding MBL fold metallo-hydrolase: MALHATYLGANGWLLEFGALRVLVDPWLTGPLEFPPGPWFFRGKLPQERPAPLPVDLLVLTQGLPDHCHPASLALLPPTTPVVGSPAAVARARALGFTQLTALAHGENHCHEQLRLTASQGAPVPQPENGYLFDHPGGRLYLEPHGFLDPSLPEQPLDAVITPVVDLGLPLVGAFVKGQQVLPQLVQRFKPLTVLVSTTGGDVRFEGALNRLLWLRGSLQAAAAMLPEGCRLIDSRAGERYRLEQRQPAAAVAHAGGASSGTAAS; the protein is encoded by the coding sequence ATGGCCCTGCATGCCACCTATCTCGGTGCCAATGGCTGGTTGCTCGAGTTCGGTGCCCTGCGCGTGCTGGTGGATCCCTGGCTCACCGGCCCCCTGGAGTTTCCACCTGGCCCCTGGTTTTTCCGTGGCAAGTTGCCGCAGGAGCGTCCCGCTCCCTTGCCGGTCGATCTGCTGGTGCTCACCCAGGGGCTGCCCGACCATTGCCATCCCGCCAGCCTGGCGCTGCTCCCGCCGACCACTCCGGTGGTGGGGTCTCCCGCGGCGGTGGCACGGGCGCGTGCGCTTGGCTTCACCCAGCTCACCGCCCTGGCGCACGGCGAAAACCACTGCCACGAGCAGCTGCGCCTCACGGCTTCGCAGGGGGCTCCGGTGCCGCAGCCGGAAAACGGCTACCTGTTCGACCATCCAGGCGGCCGTCTCTACCTGGAACCGCATGGGTTCCTTGATCCCAGCCTGCCGGAGCAGCCGCTGGACGCCGTGATCACGCCTGTGGTGGATCTGGGTCTGCCGCTGGTGGGGGCGTTCGTGAAGGGCCAGCAGGTGCTGCCCCAGCTGGTGCAGCGCTTCAAGCCCCTCACCGTGCTGGTGAGCACCACCGGCGGGGATGTGCGCTTTGAGGGTGCCCTGAACCGGCTGCTCTGGCTAAGGGGATCGCTGCAGGCCGCGGCGGCGATGCTGCCCGAGGGGTGCCGGCTGATCGATTCAAGGGCCGGCGAGCGCTACCGCCTGGAGCAACGCCAGCCAGCCGCCGCCGTGGCCCATGCTGGTGGCGCCAGTTCAGGCACCGCCGCCAGCTGA
- a CDS encoding NAD(P)/FAD-dependent oxidoreductase yields MLRLSEVKLPLDHGEEDLRQAILRRLGLPAAALLGHRVVKRSVDARSKAEIRFSYSVDLELADEKPLLRRFRNDPHLRPTPDTTYRFVGKADAADPQDRPIVIGAGPCGYFAALLLAQMGFRPLLLERGKPVKERTADAFGFWRHQRPFDPESNVQFGEGGAGTFSDGKLYSQVRDPLHHGRKVLEELVACGANAEILTLQRPHIGTFKLATVVRGLRARIEALGGEIRFQSRVDRLVLEPCDGEGGRQQRISGVVLADGSVLPAHHVVLAVGHSARDTFAMLEAVGVAIEAKPFSIGVRIEHPQDLIDRARWGPFAGHRRLGPAEYKLVHHGSAGRSVYSFCMCPGGLVVAAASEPGHVVTNGMSQHSRNERNANSAIVVTVGLEDLAPYGKAPGDPLAGVAFQRHWEAAAFRAAGSTYHAPAQRLGDFLASGAEEIDLAVAPSAPDSHPPGPASGLSATAPQPSYAPGVRYGDLRACLPPFAVQALMEALPAFERSIPGFAAPEAVMTGVETRTSSPVRIPRLDDFQSLNIAGLFPAGEGAGYAGGILSAAIDGIKVAEAVALTRLRRRSPAG; encoded by the coding sequence GTGTTGCGGCTTAGCGAAGTCAAGCTCCCTCTCGATCACGGGGAGGAGGATCTGCGCCAGGCGATCCTGCGGCGGCTGGGGCTTCCCGCGGCCGCTCTGCTCGGCCACCGCGTGGTTAAGCGCAGCGTGGATGCCCGCAGCAAGGCGGAGATCCGCTTCAGCTACAGCGTGGATCTGGAGCTGGCCGACGAGAAACCGCTGCTGCGCCGCTTCCGCAACGATCCGCACCTGCGGCCCACCCCGGACACCACCTACCGCTTCGTGGGCAAGGCTGACGCCGCCGACCCCCAGGATCGCCCGATCGTGATCGGCGCCGGTCCCTGTGGCTATTTCGCGGCCCTGCTGCTGGCCCAGATGGGCTTTCGGCCGCTGCTGCTGGAGCGCGGCAAACCGGTGAAGGAACGCACTGCCGATGCCTTCGGCTTCTGGCGCCATCAGCGTCCGTTCGACCCGGAATCCAATGTGCAGTTCGGCGAGGGTGGCGCCGGCACCTTCTCCGACGGCAAGCTCTACAGCCAGGTGCGTGATCCCCTGCACCACGGGCGCAAGGTGCTGGAGGAGCTGGTGGCCTGCGGAGCGAATGCGGAGATTCTCACCCTGCAGCGCCCCCATATCGGCACCTTCAAGCTGGCCACCGTGGTGCGTGGGCTGCGGGCCCGCATTGAGGCGCTGGGGGGTGAGATCCGCTTCCAGAGCCGCGTCGATCGCCTCGTGCTGGAGCCCTGTGACGGTGAGGGTGGCAGGCAGCAGCGCATCTCTGGGGTGGTGCTGGCCGATGGTTCCGTGCTGCCGGCCCACCACGTGGTGCTGGCGGTGGGACACAGCGCCCGGGACACCTTCGCGATGCTGGAGGCTGTGGGGGTGGCGATCGAAGCCAAGCCTTTTTCGATCGGCGTGCGGATCGAGCACCCCCAGGATCTGATCGATCGGGCCCGCTGGGGGCCCTTCGCCGGCCACCGGCGTCTTGGACCAGCCGAATACAAGCTGGTGCATCACGGCAGCGCCGGCCGCAGCGTCTACAGCTTCTGCATGTGCCCCGGCGGGCTCGTGGTGGCCGCCGCCTCGGAGCCGGGCCACGTGGTGACCAACGGCATGAGCCAGCACTCCCGCAACGAACGGAACGCCAACAGCGCCATCGTTGTGACGGTAGGCCTCGAAGACCTGGCGCCCTATGGCAAGGCGCCCGGCGACCCCCTGGCGGGGGTCGCGTTTCAGCGCCACTGGGAGGCGGCGGCCTTCCGCGCGGCGGGCTCCACCTACCACGCCCCCGCCCAGCGCCTGGGCGATTTCCTGGCCAGCGGAGCGGAAGAGATCGACCTGGCCGTTGCTCCTTCTGCCCCGGATTCTCACCCGCCTGGCCCGGCGTCTGGCCTGTCGGCGACGGCCCCCCAGCCCTCCTACGCGCCGGGGGTGCGCTACGGCGATCTGCGCGCCTGCCTGCCCCCGTTCGCCGTGCAGGCGCTGATGGAGGCCCTGCCGGCGTTCGAGCGTTCCATTCCCGGCTTTGCGGCACCCGAGGCCGTCATGACCGGGGTGGAAACGCGCACCTCATCGCCGGTTCGAATTCCCCGATTGGATGATTTCCAGAGCCTCAACATTGCGGGGCTCTTCCCGGCAGGGGAAGGGGCTGGTTACGCCGGGGGGATCCTCTCTGCGGCAATCGACGGCATCAAAGTGGCCGAAGCCGTTGCGCTCACTCGTCTTCGTCGTCGGAGCCCAGCGGGATGA
- a CDS encoding AbrB family transcriptional regulator, giving the protein MLSGADLLAKVKEMGDASKSDIVRACGYVSTKKNDSERLNFTAFYEALLNAKGVDFGANPKVGKGGRKLSFTTKVQFNGNLMVGKAYTALLDLKPGDDFEIKLGRKQIRLIPLGSDDEDE; this is encoded by the coding sequence ATGTTGAGTGGCGCCGACCTTCTCGCCAAAGTCAAGGAGATGGGGGATGCAAGCAAATCCGACATCGTGCGGGCCTGCGGCTATGTCTCCACAAAGAAGAACGATAGTGAGCGCCTGAATTTCACAGCCTTCTACGAGGCACTGCTCAATGCCAAGGGGGTGGATTTCGGGGCCAATCCAAAGGTAGGAAAAGGCGGTCGCAAGCTGAGTTTCACCACAAAGGTTCAGTTCAACGGCAACCTGATGGTGGGCAAGGCCTATACCGCCCTGCTCGACCTGAAACCGGGGGATGATTTCGAGATCAAGCTGGGGCGCAAGCAGATCCGACTCATCCCGCTGGGCTCCGACGACGAAGACGAGTGA
- a CDS encoding FAD-binding domain-containing protein gives MTRTIIWFRRDLRCSDHQPLLEASRLGTVLPLFVLDRQLLFHPETGVARVAFLLATLQAFDQDLRRRGGRLLVRFGDPAAELLRLVREGGATGVMAHTDSERIVGRVRDARVNRLLAAAAVPIRWVEPVGAVDALVPYPRYRQLWQQAVARTPLPAPRQLMVPAPADPDRPTDPADPLADLPVPSLEALGLQPDGKPLPPAGSAAAQSLLRTFLEGPAAQTYYWELSVPSARVTSGLSPHLKFGVLSPRQVVARLAPLVAHPDDRRQRSARQLISRLRWGTSMAQRFRYLPQLELRSLWRCFDQEPWPFNEELYAAWKEGRTGFPMVDAAARCLRGSGGWQELNFRSRAIYASFLANLCGIDWRFGALHFMRHLIDGDCPIDHYQWAMQAGVTQREAQAWTRIYHPGAVAVQRCDPQGLFIRRWLPELAELTNDQLACPPPMAAYPAPILSYEQARRERIRQLAARCEAADPALNPARQMAAMPGQPVPFGADRLPAAVVAWAQQERAELFPPPLELAALDPPAQVALESWFRPGVRPGPTRPAAASRHRRGSSGRVNPDQLELWP, from the coding sequence TTGACCCGCACGATCATCTGGTTCCGCCGTGATCTGCGTTGCAGCGATCACCAGCCGCTGCTGGAGGCCAGCCGCCTCGGCACGGTGCTGCCGTTGTTCGTTCTGGACCGTCAGCTCCTGTTTCATCCGGAAACCGGTGTGGCCCGCGTTGCTTTCCTGCTGGCCACGCTGCAGGCCTTCGACCAAGACCTGCGGCGACGGGGCGGCCGCTTGCTGGTGCGTTTCGGTGATCCGGCCGCTGAGCTGCTGCGGCTGGTTCGGGAGGGCGGCGCCACTGGTGTGATGGCCCACACCGACAGCGAGCGGATCGTGGGGCGTGTGCGTGACGCCCGGGTCAATCGCCTGCTGGCCGCCGCCGCTGTGCCGATCCGCTGGGTCGAGCCGGTGGGAGCAGTGGACGCCTTGGTTCCCTATCCCCGCTATCGCCAGCTCTGGCAGCAGGCAGTGGCCCGCACGCCCCTACCGGCGCCCAGGCAGTTGATGGTGCCGGCTCCAGCCGATCCCGACCGGCCTACCGATCCCGCCGATCCGCTCGCGGATCTGCCGGTACCCAGCCTTGAAGCGCTGGGGCTGCAGCCCGATGGCAAACCGCTGCCGCCGGCCGGCAGCGCGGCGGCCCAGTCCCTGCTCCGCACCTTCCTCGAAGGTCCGGCGGCTCAGACCTACTACTGGGAGCTGAGCGTGCCCTCGGCCAGGGTCACCAGCGGCCTCAGTCCCCATCTCAAGTTCGGCGTGCTGAGCCCGCGCCAGGTGGTGGCCCGGCTGGCCCCCCTGGTCGCTCACCCTGACGATCGCCGGCAGCGCAGTGCCCGGCAGCTGATCAGCCGCCTGCGCTGGGGCACATCGATGGCCCAACGCTTCCGCTACCTGCCTCAGCTGGAGCTGCGCTCCCTCTGGCGCTGCTTCGATCAGGAACCCTGGCCGTTCAACGAGGAGCTTTATGCCGCCTGGAAAGAGGGGCGCACCGGTTTTCCCATGGTTGACGCCGCTGCCCGCTGCCTGCGCGGTTCAGGCGGCTGGCAGGAGCTGAACTTCCGCAGCCGGGCGATCTATGCCAGCTTCCTGGCCAATCTCTGCGGCATCGACTGGCGCTTCGGGGCCCTGCACTTCATGCGCCACCTGATCGATGGCGATTGCCCGATCGATCACTACCAGTGGGCGATGCAGGCCGGTGTCACCCAGCGGGAGGCGCAGGCCTGGACCCGCATCTATCACCCGGGGGCGGTGGCGGTGCAGCGCTGCGATCCCCAGGGGCTGTTCATCCGCCGCTGGCTGCCCGAGCTGGCCGAGCTCACCAATGACCAGCTGGCCTGTCCGCCGCCGATGGCGGCTTACCCTGCCCCGATCCTGAGCTACGAGCAGGCCCGTCGCGAGCGGATCCGCCAGCTGGCGGCACGGTGCGAGGCGGCGGATCCGGCCTTGAACCCCGCCCGACAGATGGCGGCGATGCCGGGCCAGCCGGTGCCCTTCGGGGCCGACCGCCTCCCTGCGGCGGTGGTGGCCTGGGCCCAGCAGGAGCGGGCCGAGCTGTTCCCGCCACCGCTGGAGCTCGCCGCACTCGACCCACCAGCGCAGGTTGCGCTCGAGAGCTGGTTTCGCCCTGGGGTGCGGCCGGGCCCCACGCGCCCGGCTGCTGCGTCGCGCCACCGGCGTGGCTCGAGCGGCCGGGTCAATCCCGATCAGCTGGAGCTGTGGCCGTAG
- the pgeF gene encoding peptidoglycan editing factor PgeF, with the protein MAEATTPPFDRTDLGFNALAGWTWVGTYGGYYLQADLLSGFEHGFFSRQWSGRGPHELAGFISAGVSVHRTRQIHGAAVVPAAAAIAEPWPEADGLVSDAGGQSLWVCGADCTPVLIADLGSGQVAACHAGWRGVAGRIVPAAIERLEAGGSRRHDLRVALGPAISGPAYQVHRSVSLQVAAAVSPAPLPSETALEQLAQAGARQADAHPDHDRLDIRRATAAQLRAAGLHDEQISVCPLCTSSEPLLFHSWRRDQVKAVQWSGIVSQGYGHSSS; encoded by the coding sequence ATGGCCGAAGCCACCACGCCCCCCTTTGATCGCACAGACCTGGGCTTCAATGCCCTCGCCGGCTGGACGTGGGTGGGCACCTACGGGGGCTATTACCTGCAGGCCGATCTGCTCTCCGGCTTCGAGCACGGCTTCTTCAGCCGCCAGTGGAGTGGCCGGGGGCCCCACGAATTGGCCGGCTTCATCAGCGCCGGGGTCAGCGTTCACCGCACCCGTCAGATTCACGGCGCAGCGGTGGTGCCTGCCGCGGCGGCCATCGCCGAGCCCTGGCCCGAGGCTGATGGGCTGGTGAGCGATGCGGGCGGCCAGAGCCTGTGGGTGTGCGGCGCCGATTGCACGCCCGTGCTGATCGCCGATCTGGGCAGCGGTCAGGTGGCAGCCTGCCACGCCGGCTGGCGGGGGGTGGCGGGGCGGATCGTGCCGGCGGCGATCGAGCGGCTTGAAGCCGGCGGCAGCCGGCGCCACGACCTGCGGGTGGCCCTGGGCCCGGCCATCAGCGGCCCGGCTTACCAGGTGCACCGCTCCGTCTCCCTGCAGGTGGCCGCAGCGGTCTCTCCTGCTCCCTTGCCCAGCGAGACAGCCCTTGAGCAGCTGGCGCAGGCCGGTGCCCGCCAGGCCGATGCCCACCCCGATCACGACCGCCTCGACATCCGCCGCGCCACCGCTGCCCAGTTGCGTGCGGCCGGACTGCATGACGAGCAGATCAGTGTCTGCCCGCTCTGCACCAGCTCGGAGCCGCTGCTGTTTCACTCCTGGCGCCGGGACCAGGTCAAGGCGGTGCAGTGGAGCGGCATCGTGTCCCAGGGCTACGGCCACAGCTCCAGCTGA
- a CDS encoding Tab2 family RNA-binding protein: MSGPATAAPSADWELDYYSRPVLEADGKKRWELLICSTPAFGNSRSAFRWVKVCPATSVNSIWLQEALAEALTAAAAEGLAAPRRLRCWRASMRTMVQRAADAIGLETVPSRRCYALIEWLQEREQQVYAMEEGFMAGPLAPAPLPPQAPAMLLPEAVRGDSWSWATLSVADLREAAGWDVGFDGLVPLPAQLSDTASVPGIRVFSARRSLAIAGWVAGLEPVRLRLDAGALVLEAGLENSWLLGRLDPAEAEAAQQAFVAARDEAGGLQFLAIQSDERSERFEGFWLLRDLPAG; the protein is encoded by the coding sequence ATGAGCGGTCCGGCCACCGCAGCACCCAGCGCCGACTGGGAACTCGACTACTACTCCAGGCCTGTGCTCGAGGCCGATGGCAAGAAGCGCTGGGAGTTGCTGATCTGCAGCACTCCGGCCTTTGGGAACTCCCGGTCGGCGTTCCGGTGGGTCAAGGTCTGTCCGGCCACCAGCGTGAATTCGATCTGGCTGCAGGAGGCGCTGGCCGAGGCCCTCACCGCCGCCGCCGCCGAGGGCCTGGCAGCGCCGCGCCGGTTGCGGTGCTGGCGCGCCTCGATGCGCACCATGGTGCAGCGTGCCGCCGACGCCATCGGCCTTGAAACCGTGCCGAGCCGGCGTTGCTACGCGCTGATCGAGTGGCTGCAGGAGCGGGAGCAGCAGGTGTATGCCATGGAGGAGGGCTTCATGGCAGGTCCGCTGGCGCCTGCCCCGCTGCCGCCCCAGGCGCCGGCCATGCTGCTGCCGGAAGCGGTGCGCGGCGACAGCTGGAGCTGGGCCACCCTCAGCGTGGCCGACCTGCGCGAAGCCGCCGGCTGGGACGTGGGCTTCGATGGGCTGGTGCCCCTGCCCGCCCAGCTCAGCGACACGGCATCCGTACCTGGCATCCGGGTGTTCAGTGCCCGACGCTCCCTGGCGATCGCCGGCTGGGTGGCCGGGCTTGAGCCCGTGCGCCTGCGTCTCGATGCGGGCGCACTGGTGCTGGAGGCGGGGCTGGAGAACAGCTGGCTGCTGGGTCGCCTGGACCCCGCCGAGGCGGAAGCCGCCCAACAGGCCTTCGTGGCCGCCCGGGACGAGGCCGGTGGGTTGCAGTTCCTCGCCATCCAGAGCGACGAGCGCTCAGAGCGGTTCGAAGGCTTCTGGCTGCTGCGCGATCTCCCTGCCGGCTGA